A single genomic interval of Astyanax mexicanus isolate ESR-SI-001 chromosome 4, AstMex3_surface, whole genome shotgun sequence harbors:
- the rnf152 gene encoding E3 ubiquitin-protein ligase rnf152, which translates to METPSKSSKLECQICFNPYSPQHRRPKLLQCRHTCCSVCLGQMRLNHREIRCPWCRSVTHLPSSLSVSQLPDDPNALSIISLTNPSEHGPVFIRLPGNGCYLLPLPGDVEQTLLHGEPAYRFEYKEAGEAGLPEQGLVEGLEMEEEEGTLKSSAWTGFCTVLLVAVILIFLLGIVLHNMSCVSKRFSIISCG; encoded by the exons ATGGAGACGCCCTCCAAGAGCTCCAAGCTGGAGTGCCAGATCTGCTTCAACCCCTACAGCCCCCAGCACCGGCGGCCCAAGCTTCTGCAGTGCCGGCACACATGCTGCTCCGTTTGCCTGGGCCAGATGAGGCTGAACCACCGAGAGATCCGCTGCCCGTGGTGCCGGAGTGTCACCCACCTGCCCAGCAGCCTGTCCGTCTCCCAGCTGCCCGACGACCCGAACGCTCTGTCCATCATCTCTCTAACAAACCCGTCCGAACACGGACCTGTCTTCATACGACTGCCAGGCAATGGCTGCTACCTACTGCCTCTACCAGGAGATGTGGAGCAGACCCTGCTGCATGGTGAACCTGCATACCGCTTTGAGTACAAAGAAGCCGGCGAGGCAGGCCTTCCGGAACAAGGCCTGGTAGAG GGTCTGGAGATGGAGGAGGAAGAAGGGACGCTGAAGAGTTCGGCCTGGACTGGTTTCTGCACTGTCCTTCTAGTGGCAGTCATCCTTATTTTCCTTCTGGGCATCGTCCTGCACAACATGTCCTGCGTCTCCAAGAGGTTCAGCATCATTTCCTGTGGATGA